From Pedobacter indicus, a single genomic window includes:
- a CDS encoding uroporphyrinogen-III synthase: protein MHEPIEERAKKVKSILVTLPKPENEKSPYFALAKKYNLKLDFRAFIHVEGVSAREFRKERTNLADFTAIIFTSRNAVDHFFRICEEMRYDVPSDLKYFCLSETIALYLQKYIQYRKRKIFFGKQTAQDLEDILKKHAKEKFLFPCSNVAGEETQNWLADNGYDFTPAVLFKTVVSDLSDLKEVFYDIIVFFSPSSVQSLFENFPDFEQNDTRLAAFGPSTHQAVLDRGLVLDIAAPTPEAPSMTMAIEQYVTQVVK, encoded by the coding sequence ATGCACGAACCAATAGAGGAAAGAGCAAAGAAAGTAAAAAGCATCTTGGTTACTTTGCCGAAGCCGGAAAATGAAAAATCACCCTATTTTGCTTTAGCAAAAAAGTACAATTTAAAACTTGATTTCAGAGCCTTTATCCACGTTGAGGGCGTCTCTGCTAGAGAATTTCGAAAAGAACGCACCAATTTGGCGGATTTTACAGCCATCATTTTTACGAGTAGAAACGCTGTTGATCATTTCTTTCGGATTTGCGAGGAAATGCGTTATGACGTGCCCTCCGATTTAAAATACTTTTGTTTATCAGAAACGATTGCCTTGTATCTTCAGAAATACATCCAGTATAGAAAGCGCAAGATCTTCTTTGGTAAGCAAACAGCGCAAGATTTGGAAGATATTTTAAAGAAGCACGCTAAAGAGAAATTTTTATTTCCTTGTTCAAACGTTGCGGGTGAGGAGACACAGAATTGGTTAGCCGATAATGGTTATGATTTCACGCCGGCTGTATTATTTAAAACGGTAGTGAGTGATCTGTCAGACTTGAAAGAGGTTTTTTATGATATTATTGTATTCTTTAGCCCCTCCAGTGTGCAGTCTCTTTTTGAAAACTTCCCTGATTTTGAACAAAACGATACACGCTTAGCTGCTTTTGGACCAAGTACACACCAAGCTGTTTTGGATAGAGGGTTGGTTCTTGACATAGCTGCCCCTACGCCTGAAGCACCCAGTATGACGATGGCAATTGAGCAATATGTTACTCAGGTTGTAAAGTAG
- a CDS encoding DUF4271 domain-containing protein, which yields MLKYLFSFIFSFLCVVTYAQSEAVQDTQAVRKPLTYWQKRDSIQRAERLEKQRIADSIKHVQDSLQMVWLKPPDPDRPNMFLDSLRDLYTVKNGDFFTWNEQFAKDKKQFRIAPIKLHRDQWIIGIIIALFVVLAAIRISYPNETLVMFQGFYNNRVLAQISKEDNLFNSWPFIFLYLLFGFTIGMFLFLVSKFTRLGGVTEGINLYIAFSVSVLILFTVKIVTVRFLGFLFDISRLVREYVSILYLSYFNAALLFLPIVLIMAFSSRLLAKYYIVFAFILLVGIFILQFLRAGSSIFKTYSLSKFYLILYLCALEIGPILILIKILGF from the coding sequence ATGTTAAAGTATTTGTTTTCTTTTATTTTTAGTTTCCTATGCGTTGTTACCTATGCTCAAAGTGAAGCAGTGCAAGATACTCAAGCGGTTCGAAAGCCACTGACTTATTGGCAAAAGCGAGATTCGATACAACGTGCTGAAAGACTTGAGAAGCAGCGGATAGCGGATTCTATTAAGCATGTTCAGGACTCTTTGCAGATGGTCTGGTTAAAGCCGCCTGATCCAGATCGTCCCAACATGTTTTTAGATAGCTTGCGGGATCTCTATACGGTTAAGAATGGTGATTTCTTTACCTGGAATGAGCAATTTGCCAAAGATAAAAAGCAATTTCGCATTGCTCCGATCAAATTGCACCGAGATCAATGGATCATAGGGATTATTATTGCTTTGTTTGTTGTCCTGGCTGCAATTCGTATTAGCTACCCTAACGAGACCTTGGTGATGTTTCAGGGATTTTACAACAATCGTGTGCTTGCTCAGATTAGTAAAGAAGACAATCTTTTTAACTCTTGGCCGTTTATATTTCTCTATCTTCTTTTTGGCTTTACCATCGGGATGTTCTTGTTTTTGGTCAGTAAGTTTACCAGGCTAGGTGGGGTAACCGAGGGTATTAATCTTTATATCGCATTTTCTGTCAGCGTCTTGATTTTATTTACGGTCAAGATTGTTACAGTTCGGTTTCTAGGTTTCCTGTTCGATATTTCAAGATTAGTGAGGGAGTATGTTTCTATTCTTTACTTAAGTTATTTTAATGCCGCTCTGCTATTCTTGCCCATTGTACTTATCATGGCTTTTTCGTCAAGACTTCTTGCGAAATATTACATTGTTTTTGCGTTTATTTTGTTGGTTGGAATCTTTATTTTGCAGTTTTTGCGAGCGGGGAGTTCAATTTTTAAAACCTATTCACTTTCAAAGTTTTATTTAATTCTGTATCTTTGCGCCCTTGAAATAGGTCCAATTCTTATCTTGATAAAGATTTTGGGGTTTTAA
- a CDS encoding chaperone modulator CbpM — protein sequence MKTSIVKITEYCSYCQADLDFVNSLEEIGLIETSVIDGERFIHEDQLRDLDRYANWHYEMEINIEGIDALRNAVTKIQHLQSEILYLKEKLRMYEP from the coding sequence ATGAAGACATCAATTGTAAAAATCACTGAATATTGTAGCTATTGTCAAGCGGATCTCGACTTTGTCAATTCATTAGAAGAGATCGGGCTGATTGAAACATCGGTAATCGATGGCGAACGATTTATTCATGAGGATCAGCTGCGTGATCTTGATCGTTACGCAAACTGGCATTATGAAATGGAGATCAATATTGAAGGGATCGATGCGCTAAGGAATGCAGTCACAAAAATACAACATTTGCAATCCGAAATTTTATATCTCAAAGAGAAGCTCCGGATGTATGAACCTTAA
- a CDS encoding NAD-dependent succinate-semialdehyde dehydrogenase — protein sequence MKKANNLIIEQSYINGKWEKGKKSFPVINPADGKAIAEVADLSVKETRSAIKAAHKAWLSWRHETAQNRGDLLSRLDRLIDENKDKIAEIITLESGKPISESYAEISYGASFIAWFAEEGKRAYGETIPSPNPANRIVTIKQGVGVASAITPWNFPLAMITRKVAPALAAGCTVVIRPASETPLTALALAKLAEEAGFPKGTFNVVTGKDSSGMGKELSTNPLVRKISFTGSTAVGQILMAQASETIKKVSFELGGNAPFIVFDDADLDKAVEGAIIAKFRNSGQTCVAANRFLVHDKVFEKFADKMTTAVNSLKTGNGLKKDVQVGPLINKKGREKVEQHVADAIKKGAKLLTGGSAIKDLFFQPTVIADVPTDALLANEETFGPVIALFRFKNEDEAIQLANSTEFGLAAYFYSQDINRCWRVAEAIESGMVGINTGLVSTAPAPFGGIKQSGIGREGSKHGLDEFMELKYLCFGGNEPH from the coding sequence ATGAAAAAGGCCAACAATCTGATTATCGAACAATCATATATAAACGGAAAATGGGAGAAAGGTAAGAAAAGCTTCCCGGTTATCAACCCTGCTGACGGCAAAGCAATTGCCGAAGTGGCTGATCTGTCTGTCAAAGAAACCCGATCAGCTATCAAAGCAGCTCATAAAGCTTGGTTATCATGGCGTCATGAGACAGCTCAAAACCGTGGAGACCTCTTGAGCCGACTTGACAGGCTGATCGATGAAAACAAGGATAAAATCGCAGAGATAATCACCCTAGAGAGCGGAAAGCCCATTAGCGAAAGCTACGCGGAAATCAGCTACGGTGCTTCTTTTATTGCTTGGTTTGCTGAAGAGGGGAAACGAGCATACGGAGAAACTATACCATCCCCCAATCCGGCCAACCGCATTGTTACGATAAAACAGGGTGTGGGCGTCGCTTCGGCTATCACTCCTTGGAATTTCCCTTTGGCAATGATAACACGAAAAGTAGCCCCTGCGTTAGCAGCCGGCTGCACAGTAGTTATCAGACCGGCATCAGAAACTCCGTTGACAGCTCTGGCCTTAGCCAAGTTAGCTGAGGAAGCAGGCTTCCCCAAGGGCACTTTCAATGTGGTCACCGGAAAAGACAGCTCAGGTATGGGCAAAGAACTTAGCACCAACCCTCTTGTCAGAAAAATATCTTTTACTGGATCTACTGCAGTCGGACAAATTCTCATGGCTCAAGCTTCAGAAACAATCAAAAAAGTATCTTTCGAGCTAGGAGGGAATGCGCCTTTCATTGTATTTGACGATGCTGATCTTGATAAGGCGGTCGAAGGGGCAATCATCGCGAAATTTAGAAACTCCGGGCAAACCTGCGTTGCAGCCAATCGGTTTTTAGTTCATGATAAAGTATTTGAAAAATTCGCCGATAAGATGACTACTGCGGTCAACTCATTAAAAACGGGAAACGGATTAAAAAAAGACGTTCAAGTCGGTCCTTTAATCAATAAAAAAGGCCGGGAAAAAGTAGAACAACATGTCGCGGACGCAATCAAAAAGGGTGCAAAGCTATTAACTGGAGGTTCTGCAATTAAGGACTTATTCTTTCAGCCTACGGTAATCGCTGACGTCCCGACCGATGCGTTATTGGCTAACGAAGAAACATTTGGCCCCGTCATAGCTTTGTTTCGTTTTAAAAATGAAGATGAAGCAATTCAACTCGCCAATTCAACCGAATTTGGACTTGCCGCTTATTTCTATAGTCAGGATATAAATCGTTGCTGGAGGGTCGCCGAAGCTATCGAGTCAGGCATGGTGGGCATCAATACCGGGTTAGTCTCTACGGCTCCGGCACCATTCGGTGGAATTAAGCAATCAGGCATTGGCAGGGAGGGTTCTAAGCATGGCCTGGATGAATTCATGGAACTTAAATATCTCTGCTTCGGTGGCAATGAACCGCATTAA
- a CDS encoding ABC transporter substrate-binding protein — MKYRYLHLSLFFVLCFFACQPADDSSPLIGFADAFEDETIGQAREGFVAALAEQGFSENDKTIRIQYRNAQGDIPTLTQMVNYFISEKVDLIASNTTLATITAIQRTSEIPVFMMVSPEPSLINVVDDAGDAPKNLFGVAESLDYIDTAFALIPEFVKPKKDQIVIGMVYNQSEPQSVNALERMRENARQLGVVIEALPLNNSAEAQLVTTSLLDKGIDAFFANPDNTVFAAFETIVKNCNEKNVPIFTSESGLVERGAVAAFGADIYAWGYQAGIQAAKFLEGDKVGQLAIERVKVRKRVFNPDAAKHFGYTFPEGFEAI; from the coding sequence ATGAAATATCGTTATCTACACCTATCCCTCTTTTTTGTCTTGTGCTTTTTTGCTTGCCAGCCTGCTGATGATTCCAGTCCGTTGATAGGCTTTGCAGATGCTTTTGAAGATGAGACAATTGGCCAGGCACGTGAAGGCTTTGTTGCGGCGCTTGCGGAACAGGGATTTAGTGAAAATGATAAAACTATTCGTATTCAGTACCGGAACGCCCAAGGGGATATTCCTACACTAACCCAGATGGTAAATTATTTTATTTCGGAGAAGGTCGATTTGATTGCTTCGAATACTACCTTGGCTACCATTACGGCTATTCAGCGTACATCTGAAATACCAGTTTTTATGATGGTTTCACCGGAGCCTAGCTTGATAAATGTTGTTGATGACGCCGGTGATGCACCAAAAAACCTGTTTGGTGTTGCTGAATCTTTAGATTATATCGACACAGCTTTTGCACTCATCCCAGAATTTGTGAAGCCTAAAAAGGATCAGATCGTTATTGGAATGGTTTATAACCAATCTGAACCACAATCAGTTAATGCTTTAGAACGGATGCGTGAAAATGCGCGGCAGTTGGGAGTTGTGATCGAAGCGTTGCCGCTGAATAATTCGGCTGAGGCACAATTGGTGACGACGTCTTTGCTTGATAAAGGGATCGATGCTTTTTTTGCGAATCCGGATAATACCGTTTTCGCTGCTTTTGAGACGATCGTGAAAAATTGTAATGAAAAGAATGTTCCAATCTTTACGAGTGAGTCGGGCTTGGTAGAACGTGGAGCAGTCGCAGCATTTGGAGCCGACATTTATGCGTGGGGGTATCAGGCGGGTATTCAGGCTGCCAAATTTTTGGAGGGTGATAAAGTTGGCCAATTAGCTATTGAGAGGGTAAAAGTACGAAAGCGAGTATTTAATCCCGATGCTGCTAAGCACTTTGGTTATACCTTTCCCGAAGGGTTTGAAGCAATATAA
- a CDS encoding ABC transporter ATP-binding protein, with translation MIELKNISKVYNKGKPNEVTALRQIDLNIKAKDFVTIVGSNGSGKSTLLNIIAGSIPSSTGTIRINGTDVSRLPEYKRSKWLARVFQDPLQGTAGGLNILENFRLAALRSSSKKLAIGLNKDFVKTVEEKVAALGLGLENKLEQSMGSLSGGQRQALSLLMSVMADLDILLLDEPTAALDPRSAATVLRLTDQLVQEYGITAVMVTHNMKEAHQYGKRLLVMKEGEVFQDISGETKKQLELTDMYDWFA, from the coding sequence ATGATTGAACTTAAAAATATTTCTAAAGTTTACAACAAAGGAAAGCCGAATGAAGTTACAGCACTGCGGCAGATTGATTTAAATATCAAGGCGAAGGATTTTGTTACCATAGTGGGTTCGAACGGTTCTGGTAAATCGACATTGTTAAATATTATTGCTGGAAGTATTCCTAGTTCGACAGGTACGATACGCATAAATGGGACCGACGTTAGTCGGCTACCTGAATACAAAAGAAGCAAATGGCTCGCCCGTGTTTTTCAAGACCCTCTACAAGGTACTGCTGGTGGATTGAATATCCTTGAAAATTTCCGTTTGGCTGCACTTCGGTCTTCCTCGAAAAAGCTAGCAATTGGTCTGAATAAGGACTTCGTAAAGACGGTCGAAGAAAAAGTAGCAGCTTTGGGACTGGGGCTGGAAAATAAACTGGAGCAATCGATGGGCAGTCTTTCGGGCGGCCAGCGACAAGCATTGAGTTTGCTCATGAGCGTTATGGCTGATCTGGATATCTTATTATTGGATGAACCTACAGCTGCGTTGGATCCGCGATCTGCGGCGACTGTATTGAGACTAACGGATCAGCTTGTTCAAGAGTATGGAATAACCGCAGTGATGGTGACACACAACATGAAAGAAGCACATCAATATGGTAAGCGTTTACTCGTTATGAAGGAAGGTGAGGTTTTTCAAGATATATCAGGCGAGACGAAGAAACAGCTGGAACTAACTGACATGTACGACTGGTTTGCTTAA
- a CDS encoding ABC transporter permease: MDLYLTALLQGLCLSVMALGIFLTLKIFNIPDITTDGSYTLGAAMGALMLTSDMPLVFSFLLVLTSGAVAGMCTGLIHTKLKIDPLLSGILVMTGLYSINLTIMGRSNIPLIGVETLFNQFELIDNLNFNTLIVLSVIILLFILIITYVLKSDYGITMRATGQSENMVKALGANTDSVKIMGLAFANALTACSGFLMAQFQGFSDINMGIGIVIVGLGSVIIAGTIIHWFEIQSIVISLLLVCFGAIIFQFALAFTLSMGVDPTLLKLTTALFVLAIVSLPHLQLRRRLS, encoded by the coding sequence ATGGACTTGTATTTAACTGCACTTCTACAGGGTTTATGTCTTTCTGTTATGGCTTTAGGTATTTTTCTGACGCTGAAAATATTTAATATTCCGGATATCACAACAGATGGAAGCTATACATTGGGTGCAGCGATGGGTGCTCTGATGTTGACGAGCGATATGCCTCTCGTTTTTAGTTTTCTACTGGTTCTAACTTCAGGAGCTGTCGCAGGAATGTGTACCGGGTTGATTCATACGAAGTTGAAGATTGACCCCTTGTTGTCAGGAATTTTGGTGATGACGGGACTGTATTCAATAAACCTGACGATCATGGGTCGGTCAAACATCCCGTTAATCGGTGTCGAAACTCTTTTTAATCAATTTGAACTGATAGATAATCTGAACTTTAACACGCTGATCGTGTTGTCTGTAATTATTTTATTGTTTATTCTGATCATAACCTATGTTCTCAAGTCGGATTATGGTATTACGATGCGTGCTACGGGGCAAAGTGAGAATATGGTAAAAGCTCTTGGTGCGAATACAGACTCGGTGAAGATAATGGGTTTGGCATTTGCTAATGCACTGACTGCCTGTAGCGGATTTCTAATGGCGCAGTTCCAAGGTTTTTCGGACATCAATATGGGGATCGGTATCGTCATCGTTGGGTTGGGGTCAGTAATTATTGCCGGAACGATTATTCATTGGTTTGAAATCCAGTCGATCGTCATTAGTTTACTTCTAGTTTGCTTTGGCGCTATCATTTTCCAATTTGCATTGGCATTTACGCTAAGTATGGGGGTTGACCCCACTCTGCTGAAACTGACAACTGCTCTATTTGTATTGGCGATTGTAAGTTTACCACACCTTCAATTGAGGAGGAGGTTATCATGA
- a CDS encoding DnaJ C-terminal domain-containing protein, with amino-acid sequence MEYIDYYKVLGVDKSASAAEIKKAYRKLARKYHPDLNPNDKEAEKKFKEINEANEVLNDPEKRAKYDQYGENWQHADAFEAQRRSQQSSRGQGSTYQSAGNPFEGFSGSADFGRGDFSDFFSSMFGQADGRGGRSTQFRGGDYRAELHLSLRQAAETHKQSLNVDGKAIRITVPAGVGNGQEIKLKGYGGPGINNGPNGDLYITFLVADDPVFKRSGDDLFVNKEIDLYTAVLGGEITVETLTGKVKLKVKPETQNNAKVKLKGKGFPVYKKEGQFGDLIIVYDVKIPTNLSSEQKELFRKLAEMK; translated from the coding sequence ATGGAATATATTGATTACTATAAAGTATTAGGCGTAGATAAGTCAGCGTCGGCTGCCGAAATCAAAAAAGCCTATCGAAAACTAGCGCGGAAATATCACCCGGATCTGAACCCGAACGACAAGGAAGCGGAAAAGAAGTTTAAAGAAATCAATGAAGCAAATGAAGTGCTAAACGATCCTGAAAAACGTGCGAAATATGATCAATACGGCGAAAATTGGCAGCATGCCGATGCCTTCGAAGCTCAAAGACGATCCCAGCAGTCTAGCAGGGGACAGGGTTCTACCTATCAATCTGCTGGTAACCCTTTTGAAGGGTTCTCTGGATCAGCTGACTTTGGGCGAGGGGATTTCTCTGATTTCTTTTCGTCCATGTTTGGGCAGGCAGATGGTCGTGGCGGACGCTCGACTCAGTTTCGAGGAGGCGATTACCGCGCCGAATTGCACTTGAGCCTCAGGCAGGCTGCTGAAACACATAAACAAAGTTTAAACGTCGATGGAAAGGCAATTCGGATTACCGTACCGGCGGGTGTTGGCAATGGACAGGAAATAAAACTAAAAGGATACGGAGGCCCGGGGATAAACAATGGTCCTAACGGCGACCTGTATATTACATTTTTAGTCGCCGATGACCCCGTTTTCAAGCGTAGTGGGGATGATTTATTTGTAAATAAAGAAATCGACCTCTATACAGCCGTTTTAGGTGGTGAAATTACGGTTGAGACGCTGACCGGAAAGGTGAAACTGAAAGTTAAACCGGAGACTCAAAACAACGCAAAGGTGAAACTCAAAGGAAAAGGTTTTCCGGTATATAAAAAAGAAGGACAATTTGGTGATCTGATCATTGTCTATGATGTAAAAATCCCAACCAACTTGTCTTCTGAACAAAAGGAATTATTTAGGAAATTAGCAGAGATGAAATGA